The genomic stretch CGCGATCTTGCCGAAGAAGTAGGCGCCGATCGGCATCGGCGACACCCGCTTGAGTTCGAGCAGGCCGTTGGCGCGGTCCAGCGCCATGCCGACGCCGAAGCCGAACAGCGCCGGGCCGATCACGCCGAACACGCCATAGGTGGCCAGCAGGTAGGCGGACTTGTCGTACTGGCCCCATTTGCCGGGCAGGACCAGGCCGAACAGGATGTAGAACACCAGCGGGAAGGCGAGCGTGGGCACCGCCACCATCGGCGTGCGCCACTGGTGCAGGAATTCGTAGCCGGCTTCGCGCAGGTAGATCCCGGCCAGGCCGGGGGCGCGCAGCGTGTCGTTCTGGGTCAGGGTATTCATGCAGCCTCCGGGCGTTTCTGGGCATCGGCAGTCAGGGTCAGCAGGGCTTCTTCCAGGCTCAGCGGCAGCACTTCCAGGTCGCAGGCGCTGGCGTCGGCGGCGAACAAGCGGCGCAACAGTGCTTCCGGCTGTCCCGAGCAGATCTCGCAGCGTTCGCCGTCCATGCGCACCTCCTGTGCCTCCGGCCAGCTGGCGATCATGGCTAAGGGCAGGCGTGTCGCCAGGCGCACGCGCTTGCCTGCAGCGCGCGCCTTGATGCCGGCGGGCGTGTCCTCTGCCAGCACCCGCCCACCGCCGAGCAAAACCATGCGATCGGCCAGCGCGTCGGCTTCCTCGAGGTAGTGGGTGGTCAGCACGATGCTGGCGCCGTCGCTGCGCAACTGGCGCAGCACCTGCCAGAAGTTGCGGCGCGCCTCGACATCCAGCCCCACCGTGGGCTCATCGACGAACAGCAGCGGCGGCTGGCCGCAGATGGCCAGCGCGAACTGCACGCGGCGCTGCTGGCCGCCCGAGAGACGCCCGTAGCGGCGTTGCGCGAGGTCTTCCAGCCCGGCCAGTTCCAGCGTCTGCGCCAGCGGACGCGCCTTCGCGTAGTAACCCGACTGCAGCGAGATCAGTTCGGCTACCGTCAGGGTCTCCGGCAGCCTGGCTTCCTGCAGCATCACGCCGATTCGCCGCCGCGCGGCGAACTCGCGCGGATCCTGGCCGAACAGCAAGGCGCGACCGCCGTCCGGGCTCAGCCGGCCTGTCAGCAGCCCAAGCGCGGTGGTCTTGCCGGCGCCGTTCGGCCCCAACAGTGCCAGCACCTCGCCGGCACGGATGGCCAGGTCGGTGGGTTGCAGCGCCTGCAGGCTGCCGTAGCGCTTGCTGGCGCCGAGCAGCGCAGCGATCGAAACTTCGGCCATGTCGTGACTCCGTGGTGGGGAGTCCAGAATCGCAATGACCGGGGCCCGCGCGCAGTGCGGGCTGTCAGTGCGTCGGGATGACAGCTGTCAGGTTGTCCGGCTGGCACAGCGCTTGCGTGGACGCCGCGGCCATCCCACACCGGAAACTTGCATGCGCCCGATCCTGATCTTGCTGTTCTTCGCCCAATGGGCCGGTGCCGCCGAGCCCGGCACGCCTGACCGCGAACCGCACCAGGCGCGGCCCGGGCCGGCGCAAACCGCGGAGCTGACGGCGAGCATCAGCCAACTGGACCAGACCCTGTTCGGCGCGATCTTCGACCACTGCGACAGCGAGGCCCTGCGCCCACTGGTGGCCGACGATCTCGAGTTCTTCCACGACAAGCACGGCCAGACGGCGTCCAGCGGCACACAGTTTGTCGAGACGATCGCTGGCATGTGCGCGCGCCAGGCCACCGGCGAGGACTACCGCGCCCGCCGCGAACTGGTCGCCGGGACCTCGCAGGTGTACCCGATGCAGGGCTATGGGGCATTGCATACGGGCGTGCACCGCTTCTACATGCTGGAACCCGGCAAGCCCGAGCGACTGGTCGAAACCGGGCGCTTCGCCAACCTGTGGCAGTTCGGCGCGGATGGGCAGTGGCGCCTGAGCCGGGTGCTGAGCTACGACCACCGCACCACCGACTGAAGCTGGCGAGATCCGCCGCAAGCTGGCGGGACCCGCCTGCCGCGCGCAGCGGCAGGCGGCGCGGGTTCAGGCGTGAATCGCGTGCCCCAGCGCTGCGAGCGCGGCTTCCGGCAGGGTTTCGGTCATGGTCGGGTGCACGTGGATGGTGCCGGACAGGTCTTCCAGCCGCGCGCCCATCTCCAGCGCCAGCGCGAATTCGCCGGACAGCTCCGACACATGCGCGCCGACCGCGTGGATGCCGAGCACCAGGTGGTTGTCGGCGCGCGCGGTGACCCGCACGAAGCCGCCGTCGTGACCCGCCTGCATCGCCAGCGAGCGGCCGTTGGCGGCAAACGGGAACTGGCCGACCACCACCTCGAT from Rhodanobacteraceae bacterium encodes the following:
- a CDS encoding nuclear transport factor 2 family protein: MRPILILLFFAQWAGAAEPGTPDREPHQARPGPAQTAELTASISQLDQTLFGAIFDHCDSEALRPLVADDLEFFHDKHGQTASSGTQFVETIAGMCARQATGEDYRARRELVAGTSQVYPMQGYGALHTGVHRFYMLEPGKPERLVETGRFANLWQFGADGQWRLSRVLSYDHRTTD
- a CDS encoding ABC transporter ATP-binding protein — translated: MAEVSIAALLGASKRYGSLQALQPTDLAIRAGEVLALLGPNGAGKTTALGLLTGRLSPDGGRALLFGQDPREFAARRRIGVMLQEARLPETLTVAELISLQSGYYAKARPLAQTLELAGLEDLAQRRYGRLSGGQQRRVQFALAICGQPPLLFVDEPTVGLDVEARRNFWQVLRQLRSDGASIVLTTHYLEEADALADRMVLLGGGRVLAEDTPAGIKARAAGKRVRLATRLPLAMIASWPEAQEVRMDGERCEICSGQPEALLRRLFAADASACDLEVLPLSLEEALLTLTADAQKRPEAA